ACACCATCCCGGTATCCGCGAGGTGCAGCATCACTCTCCTTGAATGCCGCTCCGGATTTGCAGCCGACGCCCGAGTTCAGTCCTTATTTGCGGACAGAACGCTGAGATTTGAGGGTCATCAAAAAGGCCCCAGCCCCAAATGGGGGATGAGCCGGGGCCTTGAGGCTTGCCCTTGGGCGACGCCCAAGGGCGTCGGGTAAAGTTGGCAAAAGCCACAATGTTCCTGGGTCGGCAGCGTTCCCCGCGGCCAACCATCAACTGTGCAGTGGAAAGGCCGCTCCACGCCGATCTTACGACCGAGCTGCGCCTCGATGAAGTCCTTGAGGGCGTCGGATATCTCGTGTCCCGCGCCGCCGACCCGGCGCTCCAGGTCGTGGGCCAACGTCCTCGCCGGCGTCCCTCGACCAACCTTCCACAGAATGACCTGCAGCGACATGCAAAACCTGATCGTATTGCCGGAAAATAGTTCGAGCCTCGCCGGTTCTTATGCTGCCGTTTTAGAGAAACGCGCGATAGAGGGGAGGCGCCCGTGTTAGCATTTGGGTGCCACGCCGATCGTGCGGAGCCGCGGGAGCCGTTCCAGACCGGCGCCTGCGGCCTTTCTCTTATTTGTGTGAATTTGGGCACACATCCGGGAATATTCGGCAATCAAGGAACAGCGAGTCGGAGATCTGCTTGTGTTGCTGGTGACGGCCTCAGTCCCACGAGGCAAGAGCCTGTCCGGAGGCCCCAGCATCATCACGCCCCCCGGCCCGATGCTGGGGCCGCCACGGGGGGCGTTCTGTGCGAGGCGAACATTGGAGACTTGGAGAGTAGTTTTCGCGTTGGTGCGACGGCTGTTGTCGCGGCCGGCTCCTTCTTTGCCGTCCGTTTTATCATTGGATTGCACCTCTGACTTCGATCTGAATTGATCGCTACTCCCGCGCGCTGGTCCGGTGGCCCATGATGGCAACTCGTCCATCACCACGGTCGAAGTCGGGGCGAACCTCAGCGCCGCGGTTGCCGCATCCGTCACACACGAAACGTGGCTCGATATCGGACAATCGAACATCATCCGACCACCGATCAGCGCTCAGCGCAACGTGATGCCCGCAATGGCAATAGACCGGGACGCCGCCCAGTCCCATCTCGCGCATCTCGCCAAAGGCTACTGCCGCTCGTGGGTGTGGACAGACTCAAATGCCCCGGTGCGTAGGATTGGGGCAAATTCGCTATGACGAGGCGCTCTGAAATCGCCTATTTTAATAGGATCTGCGGAGGCAGAATAACGTCCAGGCTAGGGTGGTAGCCCCCAGCCTGAATGCGGAGGTCCGGAAATCGCTCCCATACGCGCGCCGGCAACAGGAGACCCTGCCGAGCGACAAACAGACCGAGGGTAAGAAAGCAAGTCGGGGACGGGGCGTGCCGTCATCGACGAGTACGCCGCCGACCTCGGGGAGATCATCAGAAAGGTACGCCAAAAGATGAACTGAGACCCCTCATTTGGCGTTCTGCACGAACAGATTCTTTCCGTCGTCTTCAGCCGCACATAGGTCCCGCTCTCGTGCAGCTCCATCCAGCCGCGCTCGACCGAACCCCGGCGCCGAACTCCGGGCCGCTACCCTTCAAGGTATAGAGAAACGGCGCATTGATTTTCTCGATGTAAATGCGGCCGTCCTGAACCGGCTCGATACTTGCCGCGAGCTCGACGAGCTGGCGGGCCGCCGCCTCGGATCGGCTGTTGCGCGGCGAACTGGGGCATGATTCCAACGCTCCCGCTGGGGTGGACCTATTTATAGGGCGTGATCTGCCTCGTCTCTGTTAGCTTGATCATCCTGGCGGGCGGCGCGTAGCGGGTGGTGCGGCATGACCGGTACTTAAGGGACGCTTCCAATTTCCAGAGCGGCGTATCGCGAGGCCGGCGGATGGCGTCAAGCGGCAGACTGGCCCGCGTTTTACATCGGGTGCGCACTCGACCTCCAGCCAAGGAAGGCCGCCGTGGAGGCATTGGCCGATCGTCTGGGAGGGCTGGGCAGGGCCGCCGTAGCCTCCATGCGGACGGATCAAGCTTCGGCCTCCGCCCGATCGCCCTCGCGAATGGCTTCCTGGGCGCGCTCTCGGCCACCCTGTGCGTGGATTTGCACCCATGATCCGGCCCGCCCAGATGACCTCTCGCGACTTTGTGCCCATGCTCTAGCCGTCCGCATGGAGCGTCTGATGGCGACGCCGAGCTCTGACCGACGTGGAGGGCAAGCACGATGGCCGCAAGACCGGACGTTGACGATGAGCCCAGCCTTGGGATCGCTTGATCGGCAAATGGATCAGCGGCGAGCCTTCGCGGCGCCGTCGATCTGGTGCGCGACGGACGGCGAATGCGCCTGATCCGGCTTCTCGTCATGCGAGGGCTGGTCAGGCTGGCCTGTTGGGCGACAAGGGCAGTCTTTTGCTGGCCAAGCTCTACAGCGTTCTGAATGCCCGAAGTGTACCGCTGAGTGGCTGTCCCACTCGTCTCAAAATAGAACGCTGCCGGGCTCGAAATGCCTGTCCCGGCAGCGTTTCATTCTCAAACTGAGCGCTGAAATCCCAGTTGGCGCTACCCTAGCAATGGCTGTGCCACAAGTTCGTGACAGGAAATAGCAAAACGGCCTCAAGCACTTTCCGGGGCTGGCTCGGATGCTGAGGCCGTTCGGCGCGGCCTAATTAGGCGCGCATTGCATGCTTTTCTCAATCCTGGCCGGATTCGCAAGGAATACTTGGACTATCTGTACATTAATTAGCTCGAACGGACCAATTTTCATAACTCTCTTCCCATCGCGGGATGCAGCCGGTTCTTCACCTTGACCCAGTGCTTTTGCCGGCCGCCACGATACGGCCGATCGCGGTGCTTGGAGACTAGACCCTCCAGGCATGCGGCATGCGGCCAGAAACAGTTCCGGCCCCATCTCGCCCCGCTCGAAACGTGCCACACTGATCCCGTCCGGCCGGCGCGCCAACAACTGCTGCAGATTTGCTTTGCGCAGGTGGAGTGGCAGGGACCGCAAATCATAGCCGCCCATGGCGAGGATATCGAAGGCGTAGAGCTGGAGCTCGTGGTCATGCTTGCGGCTGTGCAGGGCATTGAAATCAGAGATGCCGTCGACCCCGAGGATGATCGCCTCGCCGTCGACAACGAAGCGTTTCTGCCGGTTCTTAAGCGCCGCTTCAGCGATCCAAGAATAGCGCTTCGTCCAGTCCGTACCGTTGCGAGAGAGGAGGCGCACGCGCTCATTCTCCCGGACGACCAGCATCCGGTAGCCGTCATGCTTTACTTCGTGGATCCAGTCAGGCCTGAAGGGACTTGCTTGGCGGCGGTGGCCAGGTCGAGAACTTTACGCGTTGGTAACAAGTGGCAATCGCGCGAATTAGATCTTTGCTCCGGTGTCACCCGCCCCCTGAACCGGAGCAGACCCCCCAACGGCCTCAGCCGCTGCCCGGCTGAGGCCGCCCTTTTGTGGTCACCACAGATGCCCGGTCCCCATCGGTGAAAGACGCGACTTTTCGTGGAACAAATTAACAAGTGTAAATTTATTTAATGCGATTTAATTTAAATATGCTCTTGGTCTCGAAGGGGAAGCAACATGTCTAAGATAGAAGAAAAAGACGATCGCCGAGAGTTCTTGAAGACGTGCGGTAGGTTTGCTGCCGTAACCCCGCCAGCGATGACCCTGCTGTTATCGACATCATTGACATCAACAGCCATCGCACATTCTGGCGGACGCCCCGCCGAAGGGAGTGGCGGCGGTGGCGGTGGCGGGCGTACTGGTTCGGTCTTCGACAATGATCGGGATGGCTCGACCAAGGAGCACTCGAACAAAGAACATTCGTCAGGCGGCGGAGGAGGAGGGGGCGGCTCCGGTGGAGGTGGCCCGGGCGCTGCCGGCGGAAAGGGATCGAAGGTCGCACATTCCGGCGATGGCGGCTCGCGATCTGGGCAGGGCGGCGGCAACAAGATCTCCTCGGGCGTTGGCAGCGGCGGAGATGAGAAGGAAAAGAAGGGGCACGACTAAAACCCGTCGCTCCATCCACAAGTGGGAGTGGCTGTCTTAGTAGGCGCGCTGGATATCTCGCGATCTTCCGCGCGTCGTGCCACAGCTCAACCGCATGGCTTGCCGCCAATTGCTGAGCTCGTTGCTTCGCGGCTTCCTCGCTCGCGCAGATCAGCCTTACGCGTTGCACAATGTCCCCGTCAGGCCCGAACAAGTAGCCCGTATACTCTTCCCTCCAAGCGCTTTCCGTCGCTCAGCTTACGGCTTAGCCAAGGATGATCGTCGACGCCTCTTCGATCAGCGCTCAGCGATCCTTGTCAGAGTTGCCGTTCGGGCTGCCATCACCTCCGCCGTAGCCCCAACCATTGTTCCCAAGAGGGCCATGGTTCAACCAAACCGCCCCCGAATGGGCGATAGCCGTGCTGGTACCCGCTCCCAATGGCAGCCGAGAGCTTCGACGCTGCCAAAACGGCCTTCAGAGAGGCTTGGAAACGCCTCTTTTCTGGCCTGAGCAAGGAGGAGATTGCGCTGGCACCACACGGAGGACGCCCGAAGAACCTTGGGGAGGTAAAGTCTTGGAGGAGCAGGGACAGCGAATTCTTAACGACCGCGCGAAAGCAGATCAGCTCATTTGCGAGGCGAAGGAGCACGAAAAGCTCGCGCGTCTGAAATGGGCCGAGGCTCTTGAAATTGAGCGCCTTCTGGAGTTAGCCACGCGCGTGACGCGAAGGACGGGCTGACAGGAACCGCCTTTCGCTTGCCCTGAAACGCAAAAAAAGCCCCACCGCCCTTGTCGGGCAGCGGGGCGTATATCTCAATCGCATGTGGCTGGTAGACGCGCAGACTCTTAACCCAATAAACCGACCCTTGCCGCCCCCACGGCTGCTCAATGCGGCGAACCATCTGTTGATCTATCGCAAGGTTCCCGCCTGCGCCGCGACGACAATGGCCACAGATCACCGGATGGCTTTCCGCCAGTTGTTGTGCTCGCTGCTTCAACATTGCAATTGATACTTTGCGTGGGCCTATGCCCAGAATTTGCTTTTAAAACAGTTGCTTGGCTCGCCCGAACGATTAAATCTCGGAGGATTTAATGATGGGCATTTACCTAAAGCCATTGCTTAAACGCGTCCTCCCCGCCCCCGCGTACCGGACCTGGTGGCGAACCAAAATCTGGGTCCGAGAGAAGAGGCTGCGTAATCTGAGCCGCACCGAAGTTTTCGATACGATCTATCGGGACAACATGTGGGGCGGCCCCGACAAGCTTTCCGGCTACGGTTCGAGCGGCCCGCACGCGGCGGCCTACATCGACTTCGTGAAGCGATTTGCGAAAGAGAAAGGCGTACGCACCGTCCTGGATGGCGGCTGCGGCGATTTCAGCATCGGAAGCCAGATCTGCGACTGCGTCGAGAGCTACATCGCCACCGACATCTCGGATGTCATCATCGGCGTAAACAAGGTGCGGCACAGCGCGTTCAAGAACGTCGAATTTCGACGCCTCGACCTCTGCGTCGATCCGCTTCCGCCCGCAGACCTGATTACGATCCGCGAGGTCTTCCAGCACTTGTCGAATGCCGACATTGCGCTCGCCTTGGCCAACATCGAGAAGTCCTCGGCGCGCTATGTCTTGATCACTGAGCACGTCCCAGCAGACCATCGGTTGATGGCGCCAAATCTAGACAAGCCGCGTGGGTCACAGATCCGAAACATGTTCGGGTCTGGCGTGTATATCAATCTGCCTCCGTTCAACCGTCCTGCGGAGGCCGTGTTCCGCGTTGAGCACCCGTCGACAGCTTGGACGTCGGCGAGCAATCTGGTCACATCGCTATGGAAGCGGCAACCCCAATGAGAGCAAGGCTGAGAGATGAACCCCGGGGCCAAGCGCAAGGCCCGCCCATCAGCGACCGAGTGCAGGGCCCGACCGTCGCCTTCACCCTGATAGCAGTCACCGCCTTCCTCTTTTGGCTCGTGTTCCACTATGGTTGAGCGCGCCCCGCCGACCTTCGCGAGATCCTGAGGAAGTAATGGCATGCTATGGTATTTGATAAAGATGTACGCCGTAGCCTTGAAATTGGTCTTCGAATGAACCTTGCGAGATGGATATGTTCCGAGCCTCGCCGATAACGCGAGCACTGGACTGGTGAACGTCATTGACCGTGATCCGTGCTGTCGTCGGAGCGTTCTGCATCGCTACGGCAAAAATATACGTTGTATCTTTATACACCTTCACCATGGTTGCGATCGGGACCTGCGAGCTCACGGATATAGCCCCGGAAACGCTTGGACTCCTCAACGCTGGCGAGAGAGACTTGATCAATTGGTTCGTTCTCGTGACCTCGTCCACGATGTCGGGGTAACGGAAGATGGCGTCTTCCCGGAAAGTCGGCTTAAACTCATGCACAAAATAAAAAATTCCCGTTGCGCCATGAATCAATGCCATCCAGACCTCCGCCCGAACTTCCGCCGCTGTCGGCCGACGAGTTGGATCTAGTGCCGTCGTCTCAAGCGCCATCCATATACTTTGACCTGGGGAGGCGCGCTTCACCAGATTGCTGACACCGCGCGCAACATATTCCAGCTTACCTTTGACCTGTGGGGTCTCGGAGCCAATGGGATAAATGTCGTACGAGACGATATCGGCACCTTGCATCGCGACATTGTAGTAGCCTTGGTCGCCATTGCATAAACCGCGGCCACGCCAGAATTCATTGGTCACACCCTGTCCAAAGTTGATCATCACCGGTCGCGTTCCGTCGCGGCTCTTCATCTCTCGGGTCCGGCGAGCAACTTTGTTTGCTGGGATACAGGTTACATGCCATCCTAATAATGGAAGGGGTTGTGCATTGTCTGGCTCGTCGCCCTGCATCCATGCCTTGATGACGTGTCGATTAGGGGAGTTCAGCCCGACGTCATTCTGCTCGGCAACAGCGAGCATGTCCTGTTGCGCCAACGCGGCGAGTTGTGCCTCGGTGGGGCCCCCGTACAATCCAACGAACGTATTGATCCCGATCGCCTTGTAACCGGCAGCACGAGCGGGCGATTGGCTCCAAACGCCAATCGGAAAGAACTCGGCGTCGGTAGGAAATCCATTTACCTGCAACTCGGCGGCCGATGCGGCATTGCCAGCCAAGAGCAAGACTGCGCCAACTAATCTATAACCAAACGGCATGGCAGTGTGTGGCACTAACGAAGTCACTCCACTTCATTGCATCGACTCCCAGGCCGGCCTCCAAACCCTAACACATTTCAACCTATACTTTGCGTTACAGCCAAGCGGCGCCCGCGCACCCATAGCATCAGCAACCTGCCGCAGCTAATCATCGAGATCGCCGCGGATCTGTAGCGTCTGTTGACTGAGCCAAGACGCCTTGAGCGCTAGGCGAGACGCAGGTGTCGCAGTCCGGACACAGGGCCGCGAGAAATCGAAGGCGAGAGCGGAACCGGGGCAACACGGCTGAATTGTGGTCGGCGGTGGCGGCACTTGCGGCCAAAGCCTGTCCGGAGGCCCCAGCATCATTATGCCCCCCGGCCCGATGCTGGGGTCCCCACGGGGGGCGATTCTGTACGAGGCGAACATTGGACGAGACTTGGAGAGTCGTTTTCGCGATTGGTTCGACGGCTATTGTCGCCGGAGGCGCGTTTTTAGCCATCCGGTTTATCATCGGATTGCACCTCTGACTTCGATCTGAGTTGATCGCTATTCCCGCGTGCTGGTCCGGTGGCCCATGATGGCAAGTCGTCCATCACCACGGTCGAAGTCGGGGCGAACCTCAGCGCCGCGGTGGCCGCATCCATCACAGACGAAACGTGGCTCGATGTCGGACAGTCGAACGTCGTCCCGCCAGCGATCGGCGCTCAGCGCGACGTGGTGGCCGCAATGGCAATACCCCATGACCGAAGCTGATCGCGTGCCATGGAGGACGATATTACATCCCTCGTCGACTACGGGCATATCACTGCTCGCGTGGCCGATACACTTGATGCAGACACGTCCGTCCTGTTCTCTAGGCTTGGCTATAAAATCGTCGAACTCGCCGATTCCATAAGCCATCGACGAGGAGAGCTTTTCCACGCCCTCCATCCCAACCGCGCCGAATTCGATGCGGAAGAGCGGGCAGAAGAGCTATCGCGATAGGCTTCCCCGGGGCGCAAAAAGGATAGGGCCCGGCCTAACCGCCGGGCTTTTTCATGTGAGCGGCGGCGGCTGGTTTTCGACTTCGCATCGAAGTCCACATCGGCGGGAAGCGTTACGACGAGCGCGGGCGGTCGAAGCCGGCGAGCTATCGGTGAGCGGTGCGGCGAGGAGTTGAGTTTTATTGCTTGACCGGCGCTACGGGGAGCCGGGACCGTATTTGATTGGTCTATTGAACCGTCTTGCCATATCGGAATCGAAACGAAGTCGACTGTTGCATTCTGAACAGGTTACATGAGCGGCATCAGATCTCTGCAGTATCAACTTCTTTCGATTTTCATAGCAGTTTGCACAAATGTAATGAGGTGGAATGGTGCCACCAGCATCCGGCTTACGCGCGTAAGCGAATGTGTCGTCATAAATCTTGGTAAGCTGATAATTCTCCTTCTCAGCTTCCCATTTTTCAAAGCCAGCCAATTGTTTTTCGAGCTCGCCTATGCGCTCCAGGAGCGCCGTTTGCGCCTCGCGCGCCGCTAGGATTTTCTCCTGAAGGTCAATCACCGCCGAATTGCGAATGGTGGCATCATTAATGTCTTTGAGCGCCTTCGTCATATCCAGCGCGGTTTTAAGTGCGCTTACGCCTGCCATGGCTTCGGAAATCATGAAGGGTCCTCGTTGGGGAGATTCATTTGGTATCTCTTGGCTTAAGCAATCGCGAGACGGCGGTATCGAGCTCTGCCTCGTCCTTCATAACCTCGCTGAGTTTTTCCGCCAGCTCGGCTAGTACGACACGGATGTCGTGCGCGATCTCGAGGCAGTCTTCATCTGAGCGAGCATGCAAGCCATCACTGAGCGCTGTGTGCAAAAGCGTGATTGGATTATGGCCCTTGATAAGAAGGCCCTGCGGGATTGCGTCTTTGACAAGGCTAACCGAGTTACTGAATTGAGTTTCGTTTTTGGCCCGCTCCAAGAGGTCCACGGTTTCTTTGGTTACCGAGAGAGTTACGGAGGCTTTGAGGATCTCATCGATGATCCGATTCTTTTGGTTCTCGACAACACGTCTATAATAGCTGAAGGCTCCGATGCCGAGACCCTGATTTTCGCATCGTCTTCCTCGCAGAAATACCTCTCGCTCATCACCGAGCAGCTTCAGAAGCCGAGTCGGCGTTGTGGGGCCGTATGGCGGAAATTCCCCAAGTTTCGTGACTTGACCGTGCTTCTCGGTGCCGATCGCGAACAACCGCACGGCGAACATCTTCCGCTGCCTTCGACAATTCGAACAGAGGAATTCTAGGAATCGATGGCTGATGCCGCCAGTAATAGTGACAGACCCATCGCTCACTGCCCTGTGAATCCTTGGCCCGTTGCATATGTCGTCTGTGCAGTGGATGAGAATGCCGGGCAGATCGAACGTGTACACAGGTCCACTAGATGGATTTGAGCGATGGCCGATGAGATAGAGATCGGCAATCGTCGTGCGGGTGTTAGGCGGGACACTTTCGAAAAATTCAGCGAGTGTGATGTTGGGTGCCTCGGTGGCAAGTTGTGGTTTTTCGGTCGTCATTGCTCTCCTCCGCGGTGATCCAACCGCAACCAGCGGTCGAGAGCAACCCCAGGCGCGCCGAAGCGCCCCCAAAGGGGCGGATCTTAACCAAATCAGTTGAACTGGTGAGCGGAGCTTGGAAACTCCTGCCTACAGGCTTGCCGGCCTGAGTAGGCACTACAGCGTTGGCGGGCGATCTGCATGCACTCAGTAAGCGTCTGGTCATTGCGGGCGCGGATCTCGGTGCCATGGCGGCCAAGCAACTCCGGGCGTTGGAAAAGGACATGTGATCTGCTGCGAGCCCGCCGATTCACGCTGGCGGGCGTCTCCTTTGTTGCAGCAGCCACCGTTTGCGGGCGGTTGGTCGGTCCCGATGGAGAGGGCCCTAGCGCTCTTTAACCCTGGCGCGTCCAGAGGCGTCGGCGCACGCCTGCGGTCGCCTTAGGTGCCGCGGATCACGTCTGGACGATTGGGGGCTTGATTGATGCGGTGCTCCCGCTGGAGCCGAACCGCCCCGTGCGCATTAAACGGCAAGGTAATTCAGGGGTAAGCATAAGCTAGATGATTTACAACAGGTGTTGCAAATCAGCCACGTTTAACTACTTATTAGGCGTGTTATGGCAGCCAAGTGAGACAAGTACGTTCGAGTCGGAAAAGGAGGACGCCATGAGCCATGTTTGTGACGTCGCCAAGTACATCCTGAAAAAACAGGGTACCGTTTCGGCGTGGAAGCTCCAGAAGCTCGTCTATTACTCTCAGG
This genomic stretch from Bradyrhizobium sp. CCGB12 harbors:
- a CDS encoding DNA ligase, producing the protein MLVVRENERVRLLSRNGTDWTKRYSWIAEAALKNRQKRFVVDGEAIILGVDGISDFNALHSRKHDHELQLYAFDILAMGGYDLRSLPLHLRKANLQQLLARRPDGISVARFERGEMGPELFLAACRMPGGSSLQAPRSAVSWRPAKALGQGEEPAASRDGKRVMKIGPFELINVQIVQVFLANPARIEKSMQCAPN
- a CDS encoding class I SAM-dependent methyltransferase, with product MMGIYLKPLLKRVLPAPAYRTWWRTKIWVREKRLRNLSRTEVFDTIYRDNMWGGPDKLSGYGSSGPHAAAYIDFVKRFAKEKGVRTVLDGGCGDFSIGSQICDCVESYIATDISDVIIGVNKVRHSAFKNVEFRRLDLCVDPLPPADLITIREVFQHLSNADIALALANIEKSSARYVLITEHVPADHRLMAPNLDKPRGSQIRNMFGSGVYINLPPFNRPAEAVFRVEHPSTAWTSASNLVTSLWKRQPQ